In Elusimicrobiota bacterium, a single window of DNA contains:
- a CDS encoding ORF6N domain-containing protein, with the protein MSNIVPKKYIQNIIYLIRGRKVMFDRDLAKLYNVETRVLVQAVKRNIKRFPSDFMFQLTKTELRN; encoded by the coding sequence ATGTCAAATATTGTACCCAAAAAATATATTCAAAATATTATTTATTTAATTCGTGGTCGTAAGGTGATGTTTGATAGAGATCTAGCAAAACTATATAATGTAGAAACAAGAGTTCTTGTTCAAGCAGTAAAAAGAAATATAAAGCGATTTCCTTCGGATTTTATGTTCCAATTAACAAAGACAGAACTAAGAAATTGA
- a CDS encoding LPP20 family lipoprotein codes for MLIFFAVFLMAQDKGPEWLSGESKKYPKKDYFVGVGIGHGLDSAKADAAAAITKVFGATVQQTSVDVNTEKTTKKGSKLLRTSEVSTETETKVTSSEKIEGIEIAETWLNEKTKNYYALAVLNKTKMRQILSAQILDLEGDIHDQLEIGKKTSSNIEKVRSFSTALRFWDKKVELVNRKKIVDWTFIPDLISGDSKVKIRKMQDDAINRIVFVVDAARPGLNSVVSDRITKLGFKVIQSAPIQPDKTLTVITVKCSDEISPFDRGNPSWKFYNWKASAQMNQLWTSSGSFATISEEGESSHLSDATAKSKAYIDADRTLALSIEKRIRQNIFGE; via the coding sequence ATGTTGATTTTTTTTGCGGTTTTTTTGATGGCCCAAGATAAAGGTCCTGAATGGCTGTCCGGTGAAAGCAAAAAATATCCTAAAAAAGACTATTTTGTAGGCGTTGGCATAGGGCATGGGCTGGATTCGGCCAAAGCAGATGCGGCTGCGGCAATTACCAAAGTTTTTGGCGCGACGGTCCAGCAAACTTCGGTAGATGTAAATACAGAAAAAACAACTAAAAAGGGGTCTAAACTGTTGAGAACCTCGGAAGTTTCTACAGAAACTGAAACTAAAGTAACAAGCTCCGAAAAAATTGAGGGGATAGAAATTGCTGAAACATGGTTGAACGAAAAAACCAAAAATTATTATGCGCTTGCAGTGCTGAATAAAACTAAAATGCGCCAGATTCTTTCGGCCCAGATTTTAGATCTTGAAGGGGATATCCATGACCAGTTAGAGATAGGCAAAAAAACATCATCAAATATTGAAAAGGTCCGCTCGTTCAGTACCGCATTGCGGTTTTGGGACAAAAAAGTGGAACTTGTGAACAGGAAAAAAATTGTTGATTGGACATTTATTCCGGACCTTATTTCCGGCGATTCAAAGGTTAAAATTAGAAAAATGCAGGACGATGCGATAAACCGAATTGTGTTTGTTGTAGATGCCGCCCGCCCGGGATTAAACTCAGTTGTAAGCGATAGGATAACAAAACTCGGATTTAAGGTAATTCAATCGGCTCCTATTCAGCCCGATAAAACACTGACAGTTATTACCGTTAAGTGCTCTGACGAAATTTCTCCCTTTGACAGAGGAAATCCGTCTTGGAAATTCTATAATTGGAAGGCAAGCGCGCAGATGAACCAATTATGGACTTCAAGCGGCAGTTTTGCAACAATTTCCGAAGAAGGAGAATCTTCTCATTTAAGCGATGCGACCGCAAAAAGTAAGGCATATATTGATGCGGACAGGACTCTTGCCTTAAGTATAGAAAAAAGGATCAGACAAAATATATTCGGAGAGTAG